A genomic segment from Streptomyces sp. NBC_01233 encodes:
- a CDS encoding UDP-N-acetylmuramoyl-L-alanyl-D-glutamate--2,6-diaminopimelate ligase, whose translation MKLSELLAGQEHHVLRGDPETTSITAGTTFDADRVTPGSLFIAVPGHREGGPDSVSPALARGAAAVLVDGREPALPASVWPPGACAVRVPDTRTAAAVVTSRYFGEPGRQMDMVAITGTNGKTSVSYMVESALRISEGARVGVIGTAGSRIGDELIPMPRSVLTTPESPDLQYLLGCMRDRGAGSVVLEATSMALLTHRVDRTFIDVGVFTNLTQDHLDDHGTMANYRDAKLRLFQGLCRHAVVNADDPVGAGIRSMMHGAVTTYAIDAPADYRATGLAVSASGTRFTLRHGGRAYPASIPVPGKFSVANALATVAACHVLGHDLGALVDALDRMPPVPGRFERFRTPLGTSVIVDYAHSPDSLDKVLTTIRGFARGRVVTVFGCGGDRDTTKRADMGRIAGTHSDLCVLTSDNPRNEDPEAILDQVAPGLVETGTPFERFADRRRAIEFALSAAGPEDIVLIAGKGSEPYQIVGEALLPFSDMSTVRELSAAQVPSRPGLRA comes from the coding sequence GTGAAGCTGAGCGAGTTGCTGGCCGGGCAGGAGCACCACGTACTCCGGGGTGACCCGGAGACGACGTCGATCACCGCGGGAACGACGTTCGACGCGGATCGGGTGACGCCCGGCTCGCTGTTCATCGCCGTGCCCGGGCACCGGGAGGGCGGACCGGACTCCGTGTCGCCCGCACTCGCCCGCGGAGCGGCCGCGGTGCTCGTCGACGGCAGGGAACCGGCTCTTCCGGCGTCGGTGTGGCCGCCGGGCGCCTGCGCCGTGCGGGTGCCCGACACCCGGACGGCGGCCGCGGTCGTGACCTCGCGGTACTTCGGCGAGCCCGGGCGGCAGATGGACATGGTGGCGATCACCGGAACCAACGGCAAGACGTCCGTGTCGTACATGGTCGAGTCCGCCCTGCGGATCTCCGAGGGCGCGAGGGTGGGGGTCATCGGGACCGCCGGCAGCCGCATCGGCGACGAGCTGATCCCGATGCCGCGTTCGGTCCTGACCACTCCGGAGTCACCGGACCTGCAGTACCTGCTGGGGTGCATGCGCGACCGCGGCGCCGGCAGCGTGGTGCTGGAGGCCACCTCGATGGCCCTGCTGACGCACCGGGTCGACCGCACCTTCATCGATGTCGGCGTCTTCACCAATCTGACGCAGGACCATCTGGACGACCACGGCACGATGGCGAACTACCGGGACGCCAAACTCCGGCTGTTCCAGGGCCTGTGCCGGCACGCCGTGGTCAATGCCGACGACCCCGTGGGCGCCGGGATCCGGTCGATGATGCACGGGGCGGTGACCACGTACGCGATCGACGCCCCGGCGGACTACCGGGCCACCGGCCTCGCCGTGAGTGCGTCCGGCACGCGGTTCACCCTCCGCCACGGCGGGCGCGCGTATCCGGCGTCGATCCCCGTTCCGGGGAAGTTCTCGGTGGCCAACGCGCTGGCCACCGTGGCCGCCTGTCACGTCCTCGGCCACGACCTGGGCGCCCTGGTCGACGCACTCGACCGGATGCCTCCCGTACCGGGCCGGTTCGAACGCTTCCGGACCCCGCTCGGCACCTCGGTGATCGTGGACTACGCCCACTCGCCGGATTCCCTGGACAAGGTCCTGACCACCATCCGCGGCTTCGCCCGCGGCCGGGTCGTCACCGTCTTCGGCTGCGGCGGGGACCGCGACACCACCAAGCGGGCCGACATGGGGAGGATCGCCGGAACCCACTCCGACCTGTGTGTCCTCACCTCGGACAACCCCCGCAACGAAGACCCCGAGGCCATCCTGGACCAGGTCGCCCCGGGCCTCGTGGAGACCGGCACCCCGTTCGAGCGCTTCGCCGACCGCCGCCGGGCGATCGAATTCGCCCTGTCGGCCGCGGGTCCCGAGGACATCGTCCTGATCGCCGGAAAGGGCAGCGAGCCCTACCAGATCGTGGGAGAGGCG